DNA from Salinispora arenicola:
CACATTGCGTGACCTGCGCGCCGAGTACGGCGCCAAGGTGCAGCTCTTCTTCATCACCGGCGCGGACGCCCTGGCGAAGATCCTTTCCTGGAAGGACTTGGACGAGGTCTTCGAGCTGGCCCACTTCATCGGGGTCACCCGGCCCGGGTTCAGGTTGTCGGACGCGCACCTGCCCGCCGACACGGTCAGCCTGGTGCAGGTACCGGCAATGGCGATCTCCTCCACCGACTGCCGTGCCCGGGTCTCCCGGGGCGAGCCGCTGTGGTACCTGGTGCCCGACGGTGTGGTGCAGTACATCGCGAAACGGCGTCTCTACCAGAAGTGAGCTGTCCCGGTCTGGGGTCGTTCCCGCCCTGACGCGCCGTAACCGACCGGCCGTGTCGCCCCTTCATGTGAGACGCTGGGAGGGTCGCACGGATGATCGAAGGAGAACGGTGACAGTTTCCGAACGCGCACACGAGCTGGCGACCGCCGCCGCCCAGGCCGCCGCCGACAAGAGGGCGCAGGACATCGTCATCATCGATGTGGGCGATCAGCTGGCTATTACCGACGCGTTTCTGCTCGCTGCCGCCCCGAATGAGCGTCAGGTGCTCGCCATCGTCGACGCGATCGAGGAGCGACTGCTCCAGCTGCCGGAGAAGGCCAAGCCGGTCCGGCGCGAGGGGGAGCGGGGCGGTCGCTGGGTGCTGCTTGACTACGTGGACATCGTCGTGCATGTCCAGCACACCGAGGAGCGCGAGTTCTACGCGTTGGACCGG
Protein-coding regions in this window:
- the rsfS gene encoding ribosome silencing factor, producing MTVSERAHELATAAAQAAADKRAQDIVIIDVGDQLAITDAFLLAAAPNERQVLAIVDAIEERLLQLPEKAKPVRREGERGGRWVLLDYVDIVVHVQHTEEREFYALDRLWKDCPQIPFIDRDLAAAEPGVAAE
- the nadD gene encoding nicotinate-nucleotide adenylyltransferase is translated as MEEDIRRVGIMGGTFDPIHQGHLVAASEVADRFGLDEVIFVPTGQPWQKADEPVSPAEDRYLMTVIATASNPRFQVSRVDIDRGGPTYTIHTLRDLRAEYGAKVQLFFITGADALAKILSWKDLDEVFELAHFIGVTRPGFRLSDAHLPADTVSLVQVPAMAISSTDCRARVSRGEPLWYLVPDGVVQYIAKRRLYQK